A genomic region of Manihot esculenta cultivar AM560-2 chromosome 15, M.esculenta_v8, whole genome shotgun sequence contains the following coding sequences:
- the LOC110601504 gene encoding serine/threonine-protein phosphatase 7 long form homolog, translating to MEVGAIACRRTGTILHLDDIPDQIIPYVRRTGFYGVIQLGFFALDWHLISVLVERWRPETHMFIFPEGKMTITLQDVGLIIGLPVDGAAVTGRSRHHWPSVCEALLGVVPPNSAIRGCYLKMVWLAEEFSQLSDDPDEEVVQRFAHAYIMRVIGSIFSDTSASRVNLMFLLLLTDLEEADNYSWGGACLAWLYRQLCKATNLEVMQMAGSLFILQIWAWDRITAVSPTLSVRVPHHDAPYHDMHAAIA from the coding sequence ATGGAAGTTGGGGCAATTGCTTGCAGAAGGACGGGAACAATTTTACATCTGGACGACATTCCGGATCAAATAATACCTTACGTGCGACGAACTGGATTTTATGGGGTAATACAGTTAGGATTTTTTGCATTGGATTGGCATCTAATTAGTGTCCTGGTGGAGCGGTGGCGACCAGAGACCCATATGTTTATATTTCCCGAAGGGAAAATGACCATTACCCTTCAGGATGTAGGGTTAATAATCGGGTTGCCGGTCGATGGTGCAGCTGTTACAGGGCGTTCACGCCACCATTGGCCATCGGTGTGTGAGGCACTATTAGGTGTCGTTCCACCTAATAGTGCCATAAGAGGTTGTTACTTGAAGATGGTATGGCTAGCTGAGGAGTTTAGTCAGCTTTCAGATGACCCCGATGAGGAAGTTGTGCAGAGGTTCGCACACGCATACATCATGAGAGTTATTGGATCTATTTTTAGTGATACATCAGCTTCGCGTGTGAACCTTATGTTTTTACTTCTGCTAACCGACTTGGAGGAAGCCGACAATTATAGCTGGGGTGGTGCATGTCTGGCATGGCTGTACAGACAGTTATGCAAGGCGACAAATCTTGAAGTTATGCAAATGGCAGGTTCATTGTTCATTCTCCAGATATGGGCATGGGACCGTATCACAGCAGTTTCGCCTACACTGTCTGTACGAGTACCACATCATGATGCTCCATATCATGACATGCATGCAGCAATAGCATGA